A genomic segment from Bosea sp. OAE506 encodes:
- a CDS encoding F0F1 ATP synthase subunit epsilon: MATFKFELVSPERILFSGEVVSVIVPSIEGEMTVLAGHAPLVATLKAGIVFVQTTGSNGKEFFVNGGLVEINAASTTILAEQGRFLEDVNAAVLDQEILSAETKLTGSQDEDEKKRLHDTLVQLREFKHVFETRKAA; the protein is encoded by the coding sequence ATGGCCACCTTCAAGTTCGAACTCGTCTCGCCGGAGCGCATCCTGTTCTCGGGCGAGGTCGTCAGCGTCATCGTTCCCTCGATCGAGGGCGAGATGACGGTGCTGGCCGGCCATGCGCCACTGGTCGCCACGCTGAAGGCGGGCATCGTCTTCGTCCAGACGACCGGCAGCAACGGCAAGGAATTTTTCGTCAATGGCGGTCTCGTCGAGATCAATGCCGCCTCGACGACGATCCTGGCGGAGCAGGGCCGCTTCCTCGAGGACGTCAACGCCGCCGTGCTCGACCAGGAAATCCTGAGCGCCGAGACCAAGCTGACGGGCTCGCAGGACGAGGACGAGAAGAAGCGCCTGCACGACACGCTGGTGCAGCTGCGCGAGTTCAAGCACGTCTTCGAGACCCGCAAGGCGGCCTGA
- a CDS encoding VOC family protein: MDAISFDHCVIHVSDWDRSNAFYRDVLGAAVVPNGPGFVYRIGAAQLNCHGPGLQPDPKARLPVPPGGSDLCFRWDGPIADAVAHLAASNVPVELGPVPRFGRGGAGTSVYFRDPDGSLLEFISYA; this comes from the coding sequence ATGGACGCGATCAGCTTCGACCACTGCGTCATCCACGTCTCGGACTGGGATCGCTCGAACGCCTTCTATCGGGATGTTCTCGGGGCGGCCGTGGTCCCGAACGGGCCGGGCTTCGTCTACCGGATCGGCGCCGCGCAGCTGAACTGCCACGGTCCGGGCCTCCAGCCGGATCCGAAGGCGAGGCTCCCCGTCCCGCCCGGAGGCAGCGATCTGTGCTTTCGCTGGGACGGGCCGATCGCCGATGCGGTCGCGCATCTCGCCGCCAGCAATGTGCCGGTGGAACTCGGCCCCGTGCCGCGCTTCGGCCGCGGCGGCGCAGGCACGAGCGTCTATTTCCGCGACCCCGACGGCTCCCTGCTCGAGTTCATCAGCTACGCCTGA
- the putA gene encoding bifunctional proline dehydrogenase/L-glutamate gamma-semialdehyde dehydrogenase PutA, giving the protein MAAPLPPFRAPFAQDDGEIAAQLLAGARREPAAKARIDARATELIEAIRSRKVGLGGIEELLREYSLSTREGLALMVLAEALLRVPDAATADRLIEDKLGQGDFAHHESKSDAFLVSASAWALGITARVIQPGETPTSIIGGLAKRLGMPTVRTATRQAMRVMGNHFVLGQTIEEALKRAGSKSGKLYRYSFDMLGEGARTQADADRYFASYAAAIDAIGRSAGNAPLPNRPGISVKLSALHPRYDATNRERVLAELTPKVIALAQQAKRYDLNFTVDAEEADRLELSLDIIDAVVADPSLADWDGFGLAIQAYQKRASAVIAHIGALAEAHGRRMMVRLVKGAYWDTELKRAQERGLPDYPVFTRKAMTDLNYEACAAQLLALRPLIIPQFATHNAQTVATVAEMAGSAEGFEFQRLHGMGEALYEKLIAGSEGFACRTYAPVGGHQDLLAYLVRRLLENGANSSFVSVSGDPDVPVAQLLVPPADIIGQPGAARHRRIPLPADLFGPSRKNSAGVELGHAESLEALLAEIAAAAGKPFPEATPIIDGAPAGGSSRDIRSPIDNHVIGRVTEADAAIAARAMAAAKAGFPAWNATPARTRAAALRKAADLMEARRGLLLALLQAEAGKTLDDALSEVREAVDFCRYYAAEAEAKLSTPTALPGPTGEDNRLILRGRGAFLCIAPWNFPLAIFAGQIVAALVAGNSVVAKPAPQTPLIAAVTVRLLHEAGIPASALHLVPGDGAVGAALVAHKDVAGVAFTGSTTTARAINRTLAAKDGPIVPLIAETGGLNAMIVDATALAEQVADDVVMSAFRSAGQRCSALRLLVVQDDVADKMVEMITGAARELKLGDPRAIDTHIGPVIDAAAKHRLDGHIDAMRKLGRVAWAGQAPALGGAYVAPHVVTLGSVADLSQEHFGPILHVVRWKAGELDRVIHDIEATGYGLTLGVHSRIETTIEQVTSRLSTGNIYVNRNIIGAVVGVQPFGGHGLSGTGPKAGGPHYLMHFATEQTVTINTAAAGGNASLIAMGE; this is encoded by the coding sequence ATGGCCGCCCCTCTCCCGCCCTTTCGTGCCCCCTTCGCGCAGGACGACGGCGAGATCGCCGCGCAGTTACTGGCCGGCGCGCGCCGGGAACCCGCGGCCAAGGCCCGCATCGATGCCCGCGCGACGGAGCTGATCGAAGCGATCCGCAGCCGCAAGGTCGGGCTCGGCGGCATCGAGGAACTGCTGCGGGAGTATTCGCTCTCGACCCGCGAGGGCCTCGCCCTGATGGTCCTGGCCGAAGCGCTGCTGCGCGTGCCCGACGCCGCCACCGCCGACCGGCTGATCGAGGACAAACTCGGCCAGGGCGACTTCGCCCATCACGAATCAAAATCGGATGCCTTCCTCGTCTCGGCCTCGGCCTGGGCGCTCGGCATCACCGCCCGCGTCATCCAGCCCGGCGAGACGCCGACCAGCATCATCGGCGGCCTCGCCAAGCGGCTGGGCATGCCGACGGTGCGCACCGCCACCCGCCAGGCGATGCGCGTCATGGGCAACCACTTCGTGCTCGGCCAGACCATCGAGGAGGCGCTGAAGCGCGCCGGCTCGAAGAGCGGCAAGCTCTATCGCTACTCCTTCGACATGCTCGGCGAAGGCGCCCGCACACAGGCCGACGCCGACCGCTATTTCGCCTCCTATGCGGCGGCGATCGACGCCATCGGCCGCTCGGCCGGTAATGCCCCGCTGCCGAACCGGCCCGGCATTTCGGTCAAGCTCTCCGCCCTGCATCCGCGCTATGACGCCACGAACCGCGAGCGCGTGCTGGCGGAACTGACGCCCAAGGTGATCGCGCTCGCGCAGCAGGCCAAGCGCTACGACCTCAACTTCACCGTCGATGCCGAGGAGGCCGACAGGCTCGAACTCTCGCTCGACATCATCGACGCCGTCGTCGCTGACCCGTCGCTGGCGGACTGGGACGGCTTCGGCCTCGCCATCCAGGCCTATCAGAAGCGCGCCTCGGCGGTGATCGCCCATATCGGCGCGCTCGCCGAGGCCCATGGCCGTCGCATGATGGTGCGCCTCGTCAAGGGCGCCTATTGGGACACGGAGCTGAAGCGCGCCCAGGAGCGCGGCCTGCCCGACTATCCGGTCTTCACCCGCAAGGCGATGACCGACCTGAACTACGAGGCCTGCGCCGCGCAGTTGCTCGCCCTGCGCCCGCTGATCATCCCGCAATTCGCCACCCACAATGCCCAGACGGTCGCGACCGTCGCCGAGATGGCGGGGTCTGCCGAGGGCTTCGAGTTCCAGCGCCTCCATGGCATGGGCGAGGCGCTCTACGAGAAGCTGATCGCCGGGTCCGAAGGCTTTGCCTGCCGGACCTATGCGCCGGTCGGCGGCCATCAGGACCTGCTCGCCTATCTGGTGCGCCGCCTGCTCGAGAACGGTGCCAACTCCTCCTTCGTCAGCGTCTCCGGCGACCCCGACGTGCCCGTGGCGCAATTGCTCGTGCCGCCGGCGGACATCATCGGCCAGCCCGGCGCGGCGCGGCACCGCCGCATCCCGCTGCCAGCAGACCTCTTCGGCCCGTCACGCAAGAACTCCGCCGGCGTCGAGCTCGGCCATGCCGAGAGTCTGGAGGCCCTGCTGGCAGAGATCGCGGCGGCCGCGGGCAAGCCCTTCCCGGAGGCCACCCCGATCATCGACGGCGCGCCTGCGGGTGGATCCAGCCGCGATATCCGCTCGCCAATCGACAACCACGTCATCGGCCGCGTTACGGAAGCCGATGCAGCGATCGCGGCCCGCGCCATGGCGGCGGCGAAGGCGGGCTTCCCCGCCTGGAACGCCACCCCGGCCCGCACACGCGCGGCGGCGCTGCGCAAAGCTGCCGATCTGATGGAGGCACGTCGCGGCCTGCTGCTCGCCCTGCTCCAGGCCGAAGCCGGCAAGACGCTCGACGATGCCCTCTCTGAGGTGCGCGAGGCGGTCGATTTCTGCCGCTACTACGCCGCAGAAGCCGAGGCGAAGCTCTCAACGCCGACCGCCCTGCCCGGCCCGACCGGCGAGGACAACCGCCTGATCCTGCGCGGACGCGGCGCCTTCCTCTGCATCGCGCCCTGGAATTTCCCGCTCGCGATCTTCGCGGGCCAGATCGTAGCGGCGCTCGTCGCCGGCAACAGCGTCGTCGCCAAGCCGGCGCCACAGACGCCGCTGATCGCGGCCGTGACCGTGCGCCTGCTGCACGAGGCCGGCATCCCCGCCTCTGCGCTCCATCTCGTGCCGGGTGACGGTGCGGTCGGCGCGGCCCTTGTCGCGCATAAGGACGTGGCGGGCGTCGCCTTCACCGGCTCGACCACGACCGCGCGGGCGATCAACCGCACGCTTGCTGCCAAGGACGGTCCGATCGTCCCGCTCATCGCCGAAACCGGCGGCCTCAACGCCATGATCGTCGATGCCACGGCACTTGCCGAGCAGGTCGCGGACGATGTCGTGATGTCCGCCTTCCGCTCGGCCGGCCAGCGCTGCTCTGCGTTGCGCCTGCTCGTCGTCCAGGACGACGTCGCCGACAAGATGGTCGAGATGATCACCGGCGCCGCCCGCGAGCTGAAGCTCGGCGATCCGCGCGCGATCGACACCCATATCGGCCCGGTCATCGACGCCGCCGCCAAGCACCGCCTCGACGGCCATATCGACGCCATGCGCAAGCTCGGCCGCGTCGCCTGGGCGGGGCAGGCGCCCGCCCTCGGCGGCGCCTATGTGGCGCCGCATGTCGTGACACTCGGCAGCGTCGCCGATCTCTCCCAGGAGCATTTCGGCCCGATCCTGCATGTCGTGCGCTGGAAGGCCGGCGAACTCGACAGGGTCATCCACGACATCGAGGCGACAGGCTATGGCCTGACGCTCGGCGTCCACTCCCGTATCGAGACCACGATCGAGCAGGTCACCAGCCGGCTTTCCACCGGCAACATCTATGTCAACCGCAACATCATCGGTGCCGTGGTCGGCGTGCAGCCCTTCGGCGGCCACGGCCTGTCGGGCACGGGGCCGAAGGCTGGCGGTCCGCATTACCTGATGCACTTCGCGACGGAGCAGACGGTGACCATCAACACGGCCGCCGCCGGGGGCAATGCCAGCTTGATCGCGATGGGGGAGTAG
- a CDS encoding Lrp/AsnC ligand binding domain-containing protein yields MLDRTDRRILSLIQGDGRMAGVELAEKVGLSPTAAGERLKRLTREGYITGYRATLDPLKLGLNLLVFVEVYLDKTTPDAFERFAAAVKRAPEVLECHMVAGGFDYLVKTRVADMNAYRRFLGEVLLALPAVRETRTYAVMEEVKTDGALPL; encoded by the coding sequence GTGCTCGATCGAACCGACCGCCGCATCCTGTCGCTGATCCAGGGAGACGGCCGCATGGCCGGCGTGGAACTGGCCGAAAAGGTCGGGCTGTCGCCGACGGCGGCGGGCGAGAGGCTGAAGCGGCTGACACGCGAGGGCTACATCACCGGCTACCGCGCGACGCTGGACCCGCTCAAGCTCGGGCTCAACCTGCTCGTCTTCGTCGAGGTCTATCTCGACAAGACGACGCCCGACGCCTTCGAGCGGTTTGCGGCGGCGGTGAAGCGGGCGCCAGAGGTTCTGGAGTGCCACATGGTGGCCGGCGGGTTCGACTATCTGGTCAAGACCCGCGTCGCCGACATGAACGCCTATCGCCGCTTCCTCGGGGAGGTGCTGCTGGCGCTGCCGGCGGTGCGCGAGACGCGCACCTATGCGGTGATGGAGGAGGTCAAGACCGACGGCGCGCTGCCGCTGTGA
- a CDS encoding TerC family protein gives MELLLADWLGKPLWMWSGFLAIVFALLAFDLGLLNRGDREIGIAQSLRLSAFYIGFACLYGAVVWWAFETGNLKTTDGTHAGVTYFTGFFIEKALSIDNVFVISLIFTFFAIPRRYQYRALVWGIIAVIILRGMMIGIGAALVQEYDWILFIFGAFLIATGIKMLIVPEAEPDMSKNKLIIFFKKRMRVTDTLHGERFFVRQADSVTGRTLIYATPLFLALVVINIADLIFAVDSVPAIFAITTDPFIVFTANIMAILGLRALYFALAAMVHRFEYLKTALALVLVFIGGKIFWNQIFGKVDPAISLGVTLALILGGVVFSLWKTRGQAHAAPHAD, from the coding sequence ATGGAACTTCTGCTTGCCGACTGGCTCGGCAAGCCGCTCTGGATGTGGAGCGGCTTCCTCGCGATCGTTTTCGCCCTTCTCGCTTTCGACCTTGGCCTGCTCAATCGCGGCGACCGTGAAATCGGCATCGCCCAGAGCCTCAGGCTGTCGGCCTTCTACATTGGCTTCGCCTGTCTTTACGGCGCCGTCGTCTGGTGGGCCTTCGAGACGGGCAACCTCAAGACGACCGACGGCACCCATGCCGGCGTCACCTATTTCACCGGCTTCTTCATCGAAAAAGCGCTGTCGATCGACAACGTCTTCGTCATCTCGCTGATCTTCACCTTCTTCGCCATCCCGCGGCGCTACCAGTACCGCGCCCTGGTCTGGGGCATCATCGCGGTGATCATCCTGCGCGGCATGATGATCGGCATCGGCGCGGCGCTGGTGCAGGAATACGACTGGATCCTCTTCATCTTCGGCGCTTTCCTGATCGCGACCGGCATCAAGATGCTGATCGTGCCCGAGGCCGAGCCGGATATGTCGAAGAACAAGCTCATCATCTTCTTCAAGAAGCGGATGCGCGTGACCGACACCCTGCATGGCGAGCGCTTCTTCGTCAGGCAGGCGGATTCGGTGACCGGCCGCACGCTGATCTACGCCACGCCGCTCTTCCTGGCGCTGGTGGTGATCAACATCGCCGACCTGATCTTCGCGGTCGACTCGGTGCCGGCGATCTTCGCGATCACGACGGATCCGTTCATCGTCTTCACCGCCAACATCATGGCGATCCTCGGCCTGCGCGCGCTCTATTTCGCGCTGGCCGCGATGGTCCACCGCTTCGAGTATCTGAAGACGGCGCTCGCTCTGGTGCTGGTCTTCATCGGCGGCAAGATCTTCTGGAACCAGATCTTCGGCAAGGTCGACCCCGCGATCTCGCTGGGCGTGACGCTGGCGCTGATCCTCGGCGGCGTGGTCTTCTCGCTCTGGAAGACGCGCGGCCAGGCACACGCGGCGCCGCACGCGGACTGA